The DNA region TGCGGGAACGGCCGGAAGACATTCTGGAACTGACCCGGATCTGCCTGAAGCGGTTCAACAAAAAATACAACCGCCGGGCACACATCGGTTACCGGTCTTTGCAGGCGTTGAAAACCTATGCATTCCCGGGCAATGTCCGGGAATTGATCAATATCGTCAAACAGGCCGTGGCCATGTGTGACCGCCGGCAGCTGGATGACTATCTGATCCGGTTAACCGACGCACCCAACTGCCCGGATCCAGGCACACCCGTTAAAAAAACCGGTGGCAACCTGGTACAAACCCTGGAATCCGTGGAGCATGATATGCTGAAACAGGCAGCCCAGCGATGCCGGACCACCCGGCAGGCCGCTGAATTCTTAGGTATCAGTCAGCCCACGGTGGTCCGAAAATTCAAAAAATATCATGTGCGGATCCGGAACGGATAACATTTGATTCATTTTTAAATCAAAGACCGGATTGTTTCCTTTTATTCAAGGCCCGGCAAGCATTAAATACTTGATTCATAATCAAATCAATCAAATATCATTTAAATTCAGATAGTTAACTCAAAACCAATGATTCAATAATGAATCAATTCAAAACAAACGGCTGAATAATTCTGCGATTTTCTCAATAATTCCTTTACTTATTAACAGGTTATAAATATAATTTTTCACCTGGTACATATTTTGTATTTTAAACAATCAAGGTTAACCCTGTCATGCATACCCAACAAAGGTGTTGATTTATGAAAGAAAAACCGTGGAAACCCTGGTTGCTGCTGTCACCTTCCCTGACAGCCGTTTTTTTACTGCTGGTCATACCGGTTTGTTTTGTGGTGGTATACAGTTTCTGGCTCAGGGCCCCCAGCGGCATGGATATTCCGGCGTTTCAGTTCGGCAATTATGCCAAATTTTTTGCCGATTCCTTTTATCCAGTGATTCTGCTCAATACCATCCGGGTGGCCCTGGAAACCGTTTTTATCTGCCTGATCATGGGCTACATCCCGGCCTATTTCTTTTATCGCACCGAATCCCGGCTCAAACCCTATCTCATGATTCTGGTGATGCTGCCGTTCTGGATCAGTTTCATCATTCGCACCTTGAGCTGGATCAACATTCTGGGAGATTCCGGACTGATCAACCATTTACTGCTCAAATCCGGACTGATTTCCAGCCCCATTCCCATGCTGTACAATGAAGGGGCTGTGATCATGGGCCTGATCCAGTATCTGCTGCCTTTCATGATTTTAAATATCTATGTGAGCCTGGACGGCATTGACAAAAGTTTGACCGAAGCGGCCAAAAGCTTAGGCTGCACGGAATGGCAGGCATTCAGGGAAATCACCCTGCCCTTGAGCCTGCCCGGGGTGAGTGCCGGGTGTCTTTTGGTGTTCGTGCTGACCTGCGGCACCTATCTGCCGCCCATGATCTTAGGAGGCCCGGGCAATGAAATGATCGCCAACCTGATTTTCAAACGGATCATCGGCACCCTGGACTGGCCGTTCGGATCGGCCATTTCCACCATCCTGCTGCTGCTGCTGGTGCTTATTGTCTATACTTACAACCGGTATATGGGCATTAACCAGATATTCAAATCCCTGAGCAAAGGGTAAGGGGAAGAATTATGAAGAAACTGATTTCCGGCTGGACCCTGATCAAACTGTATACGATTCTGGTGTATGTCTGGATGTTCGCCCCCATTGTGGCCGTGGTGATTCTCGCGTTCAACCCCCAGCAGTTCGGCACCTTTCCCATGGAGGGGTTCAGCTTCAAGTGGTTTGTCAAGCTGTCCCAGAATTCCACCATTCTGGATGCCTTCAAAAACTCTCTGGTGCTGGGATCTCTGACCGCCATATTTGCTACGGCCATCGGTGTACCGGCAGCCATGGCATTCATCCGGTATGAATTCAGAGGCAAAGATTTTTTAAATACCATGCTCATCGCTCCCATCATGATTCCGGAAGTGGTGCTGGGTGTGGCCCTGCTCCTGTTCATCCGGTGGCTCCAGCAGCCCAAAAGCTTTGCCATGCTGCTTATCGGTCATGTGGTGCTGACCCTGCCCTATGTCCTGCTCATTGTCCAGGCCCGGCTGGTGGGCATCAAACGCGAATATGAAGAAGCGGCCCTGTCTTTAGGGGCCAGTCCGTTTCAGACATTTAAAGAAATCACGTTTCCCCTGCTGGCACCGGCCATTTTTGCGGGCATGCTGTTTGCGTTCACCATTTCTTTTGATGATGTCACGGCCACGCTGTTCTGGGCAACGGCCCAGAACCAGACCGTGCCCGTCAAAATCTTCAGCATGCTCAGGACATCCATCAGCCCGGAAATCAATGCGCTGGGAGCGGTGATGATTGTGTTGACCGTTTCCATTCCCCTGGCGGCAGGGTATGTGGCCCGGAGGTTTGCCAGGGGAAACACCCCCTGAAGCACATATAACAGCACCTGACACGGGTCAGTGTGTACCAGGTATTTTAACTTGAGAGACAAAGGAGATGACCATGGGAAAAGACTTGAAAAATCGGCTGGATGATGTGTATCAGAATTATCTGGAGGGAAACATTTCCCGCCGGGATTTTGTGAAATTCGCCGGCATCGCAGGGGCCACTCTGGGGCTGGCCGGCGGACCGTTCGGCCTTGTGAGAAACGCCTTTGCCAGCAAATCCATTACCGTCCATTCCTGGGGCGGCACCACCTCAGAGGCGCTGCGCAAATTCGCCTTTGACCCGTTCACCAAAGCCACAGGGATCGAAGTGATTGACGCGGCCTTCACCGGTATGGATGATTTTCTGACCCAGGTCAAAGCGTCCTTTCCGCCCGGCGGTGAATTCAACATCGCCCATCTGAGTGCCGTGTACGACTACGCCAGATACACGGACCTGGATTTCGGGGTGGTGCTGGATGAATCTAAAATCCCCAACCTGAAAAACGTCATGACCAAAATGACCGACACCCTGCGGGGGATCACCAACGGGACCCTGTCCGCCGTGCCCTACGATCTGGGCCAGACCGGGATTGCCTACAACACCAATGAGATTTCCAAGGCAGATGCAGAAAAACTGGGGGCGTCCCTGCTGTATGAAAAAAGCCTCAAAGGCAAACTGGGCTCCTGGGGCGGAGATTTCCGGACCAATATGTGGTACGCGGCCCTGCACACCGGCCAGAGTCCCAACAACATCACGGATATCGATGCGGTATGGGATGCTTTGACCCAACAACGCAGCCTGATGAAAAAATACTGGGCATCCGGCTCCGAACTCATGAGCCTGCTGGCCAATGGTGAAATCTTTGCCACGGTGGCCTGGTCCGGCCGGGTGGCAGCCCTCCAGGATCAGGGACATCCCATCGGGTATCTGTCTCCGGACGGCACCTATTCCTGGATGGAATACATGTACGTAATCAAAGGCACGGATCTGGACGTGGCCCAGCAGCTGCTCAACTTCATGCTGGAACCGGACGCGGCCATTGCCGTGGCCCAGGGACAGAAATATCCGCCGGCCCTGGACCCCACCAAAGTGGAAATGCCCGATGACGTGAAAAAACTGCCGGCCTTTGATCCCACGGGCAAGCTGAACGGGTATCTGTTTGCGGATCCGGCTTACTGGAACAAGCATCAGATCGAATGGGCGGAAAAATGGGACCGGATCATTGCCGGTGCCTGATTGAGGTAACACAGTATGACACAGCGCTCCCGGCGGCTAAATGCCGCCGGGGACCTGAATTTATCGATAAAAACGGGAGAACACTGGTTTGACACAAGCAAAAGACCCGGCCTTTGTCAGATTCAAGGGCATTGAAAAACGGTTTGGTGATCTGGTGGCGGTTCAGCCCATGGATCTGAATATTCCCGAAGGATCCTTTGTCACCCTGCTGGGCCCTTCCGGCTGCGGGAAAACCACGTTGCTGCGGATGCTGGCCGGCCTGGAGACACCCACCCGGGGAGACATATTCATCAAGGGAAAGCGCATCAATGATACCCCGATCCACAAACGGAATCTGGGCATGATCTTTCAGAACTATGCGCTGTTTCCCCACAAAACGATTTTTGACAATGTGGCGTTCGGCCTGAAATACCGGGATGTGTCCAAAACCGAAATCACGGAAAAAGTGGAAAAAGCCCTGGAAACCGTGCGTCTGCCCGGTGTGGGCAACCGGATGCCGTCCCAGCTGTCCGGGGGTCAGCAGCAGCGCATTGCCCTGGCCCGGGCCATTGTCATCGAACCGGATGTGCTGCTCATGGATGAACCCTTGTCCGCCCTGGATGAAAATTTAAGGGAAGACATGCGCCGGGAGATCGATAATCTTCAGATGGAACTGGGGGTGACCACGATTTTTGTCACCCATGATCAGAGAGAAGCCTTGTCCATGTCCGACAAAGTGGTGGTGATGAAAGACGGATTTATTCAGCAGGAAGGGGAACCTGAAGAAGTATATAATAATTCCGTCAACCATTTTGTGGCCGATTTCTTAGGGCACTCCAATTTTCTGGCAGCCCAGGTGAAAACCCGTAAAGACGGCATTTATGAAGTGGAACTGGCTGACGGCAGCGCCTGTCTGGCCAGTCCCGTGGGAGATTTTGAAGAAGGAGAAAAAGCGGAAATCGTGATCCGGGCACAAAAAATGACCCTGGGGTATCAAACCGATTTTGTGCAGGAAGAGGGAATGAATTATTTTTTCGGCAAAATCAAGGACCGCAGCTATATGGGGGGCGAGGTCAGTTATTTTGTGGAGATTGCCGGCGGGCAGCTGCTGCATGTGATCAATTTTGTCAAGCGGTCCCCGTATCGCCGAAAAGATGAGGTCTATATCCGGGTGGATCCGTTCCACTGCCGATTGTTGAAACAATAATTTAAACCAGACGGTTTTTTCAGGCAGGAACCAAAGAACGGGGACCAATCACCGCCGTTCTCACAGGAGAGTTGCGCATAATATTAAGGAGAAAGAGAATATCCAGTGACCGAACCGTTAAATAAAAGCCCCATCCACGGCAGTTTCATGGGGATCAAAAAGACGCTGGATCCGGAAGCCAGCTACATCATTTTTGAAAACGATTTGACACTGGGCGAAGAATCCATTTTTGATCCGTCTCACATGGCATATACCTATTTTGAAACCCATGGGTTCACCTGGAAAAAGGTGAAGGACGAAACCCTTCAAAGAGAATATCTGGTGGTATGCATCGGGACGGGCAAAGAAGATGAAGTGCTGGGCCAGGTCATGGGATACGGTTTTCCCAGAGAAACGGTCTATTATTTATACAAGGCAAAAGAGGCGTGACATGAAAACAGACAGAAACATATCAGACACCACCCTGGACATCCGGTTCGAATACTCCGGGGAACAAAAATCCGTAACGCTTTCCCAACTGGAGGAAGGCGCCCGGACATTTCTGGAAATTTACGGCAATGCCCAGTTCTGCGGCAAAGAATTTGCCGATATCATCCAACAGGGCAACGGACAGAGCAAATGGGAGAATCTGCTGGCGGCCACGGGATTTGAAGGGTATCCGAAAGATTTCTTTAAAACCGTTCTATCCGCCATCGCCGGAGGCGAAGGCCAGACCCTGGCCCTGAACGGTGTGACCCTGCCCCATATCCTGCTGGTGGCCTTTCTGGAACAGGTGATTCCCGGCCATGGATATGTGTCGGTCAGAAGTACGGAACAGCTCATTTCCCTGACCAACCACAATATTCCGGAAACGGACCGGGACGATATCCAGAAAGTCATTGAAAAATATCCCGTGCGGCTGTCCCGGCATACCATCCGGCAGATGATGGTGTCCAGGGATGTGGCCTACCAGTATCTGCCTTTTGTGGAGGAACTGGACAATATCGGTCATACCAACA from Desulfotignum phosphitoxidans DSM 13687 includes:
- a CDS encoding ABC transporter permease, which codes for MKEKPWKPWLLLSPSLTAVFLLLVIPVCFVVVYSFWLRAPSGMDIPAFQFGNYAKFFADSFYPVILLNTIRVALETVFICLIMGYIPAYFFYRTESRLKPYLMILVMLPFWISFIIRTLSWINILGDSGLINHLLLKSGLISSPIPMLYNEGAVIMGLIQYLLPFMILNIYVSLDGIDKSLTEAAKSLGCTEWQAFREITLPLSLPGVSAGCLLVFVLTCGTYLPPMILGGPGNEMIANLIFKRIIGTLDWPFGSAISTILLLLLVLIVYTYNRYMGINQIFKSLSKG
- a CDS encoding ABC transporter permease, whose protein sequence is MKKLISGWTLIKLYTILVYVWMFAPIVAVVILAFNPQQFGTFPMEGFSFKWFVKLSQNSTILDAFKNSLVLGSLTAIFATAIGVPAAMAFIRYEFRGKDFLNTMLIAPIMIPEVVLGVALLLFIRWLQQPKSFAMLLIGHVVLTLPYVLLIVQARLVGIKREYEEAALSLGASPFQTFKEITFPLLAPAIFAGMLFAFTISFDDVTATLFWATAQNQTVPVKIFSMLRTSISPEINALGAVMIVLTVSIPLAAGYVARRFARGNTP
- a CDS encoding extracellular solute-binding protein, producing MGKDLKNRLDDVYQNYLEGNISRRDFVKFAGIAGATLGLAGGPFGLVRNAFASKSITVHSWGGTTSEALRKFAFDPFTKATGIEVIDAAFTGMDDFLTQVKASFPPGGEFNIAHLSAVYDYARYTDLDFGVVLDESKIPNLKNVMTKMTDTLRGITNGTLSAVPYDLGQTGIAYNTNEISKADAEKLGASLLYEKSLKGKLGSWGGDFRTNMWYAALHTGQSPNNITDIDAVWDALTQQRSLMKKYWASGSELMSLLANGEIFATVAWSGRVAALQDQGHPIGYLSPDGTYSWMEYMYVIKGTDLDVAQQLLNFMLEPDAAIAVAQGQKYPPALDPTKVEMPDDVKKLPAFDPTGKLNGYLFADPAYWNKHQIEWAEKWDRIIAGA
- a CDS encoding ABC transporter ATP-binding protein; the encoded protein is MTQAKDPAFVRFKGIEKRFGDLVAVQPMDLNIPEGSFVTLLGPSGCGKTTLLRMLAGLETPTRGDIFIKGKRINDTPIHKRNLGMIFQNYALFPHKTIFDNVAFGLKYRDVSKTEITEKVEKALETVRLPGVGNRMPSQLSGGQQQRIALARAIVIEPDVLLMDEPLSALDENLREDMRREIDNLQMELGVTTIFVTHDQREALSMSDKVVVMKDGFIQQEGEPEEVYNNSVNHFVADFLGHSNFLAAQVKTRKDGIYEVELADGSACLASPVGDFEEGEKAEIVIRAQKMTLGYQTDFVQEEGMNYFFGKIKDRSYMGGEVSYFVEIAGGQLLHVINFVKRSPYRRKDEVYIRVDPFHCRLLKQ